The following are encoded together in the Heterodontus francisci isolate sHetFra1 unplaced genomic scaffold, sHetFra1.hap1 HAP1_SCAFFOLD_43, whole genome shotgun sequence genome:
- the LOC137364954 gene encoding histone H2B-like yields the protein MPEEKKTAAKKGAKKALNKPSAKGGKKRRKSRKESYSIYIYKVMKQVHPDTGISSKAMSIMNSFVNDILERIAGEASRLAHYNKRSTISSREIQTAVRLLLPGELAKHAMSEGTKAVTKYTSSK from the coding sequence atgcctgaagagaagaaaacagctgctaagaagggcgccaagaaagccttaaataaaccgtcagcaaagggcggcaagaagcggagaaagtcgaggaaggagagttactccatctacatctacaaagtgatgaagcaggttcaccccgacaccggcatctcctccaaggccatgagcatcatgaactcgtttgtgaacgatattttagagcgcatcgcgggtgaggcttcccgcctggcccattacaacaagcgcagcaccatcagctcccgggagatccagaccgccgtgcgcctgctgctgcccggggagctggccaagcacgccatgtcggaagggacaaaggcggtgaccaagtacaccagctccaagtaa